In Achromobacter spanius, the following proteins share a genomic window:
- the trpD gene encoding anthranilate phosphoribosyltransferase — protein sequence MTISPTEALTRCIEHREIFHDEMLHLMRMLMRGEMSPQIASALLMGLRVKKETIGEITAAAQVMREFATPVVTPNPQDLLDMCGTGGDGSHTFNISTTAMFVAAAAGVPIAKHGNRSASSSSGSADVLEALGANLVLTPDEVAECIQATGIGFMFAPAHHGAMKNVAAVRKELAVRTIFNILGPLTNPAGAANQLMGVFHPDLVGIQVRVLERLGSRHVLVVHGKDGMDEASLGGATLVGELKDGQIREYEIHPEDYGLSMMSNRSIKVSNREQSRELVIEALENVEGTARDIVALNAGLAIYAGNKADSIPEALALAFELIATGAARAKLEEFCAYTRKFQK from the coding sequence GTGACTATTTCCCCCACCGAAGCCCTGACGCGCTGCATTGAACACCGCGAAATTTTCCACGACGAAATGCTGCATCTGATGCGCATGCTGATGCGCGGCGAGATGTCGCCGCAGATCGCCAGCGCGCTCTTGATGGGCCTGCGCGTCAAGAAGGAAACCATCGGCGAGATCACCGCCGCCGCCCAGGTCATGCGCGAGTTCGCCACGCCGGTCGTCACGCCCAACCCGCAAGACCTGCTGGACATGTGCGGCACGGGCGGCGACGGCAGCCACACCTTCAACATCTCGACCACCGCCATGTTCGTGGCGGCGGCGGCCGGCGTGCCGATCGCCAAGCACGGCAACCGCAGCGCCTCGTCGTCCAGCGGTAGCGCCGACGTGCTGGAAGCGCTGGGCGCCAACCTGGTGCTGACGCCTGACGAAGTGGCCGAGTGCATCCAGGCCACCGGCATCGGCTTCATGTTCGCGCCCGCGCATCACGGCGCCATGAAGAACGTGGCCGCCGTGCGCAAGGAATTGGCCGTGCGCACCATCTTCAATATTCTTGGCCCCCTGACCAATCCGGCCGGCGCCGCCAACCAGTTGATGGGCGTGTTCCACCCCGACCTGGTCGGCATCCAGGTGCGCGTGCTGGAACGGCTGGGCTCGCGCCACGTGCTGGTGGTGCATGGCAAGGACGGCATGGACGAAGCGTCGCTGGGTGGCGCCACGCTGGTGGGCGAGCTGAAAGATGGTCAAATACGGGAATATGAAATCCACCCCGAAGACTACGGGCTATCCATGATGTCCAACCGGTCCATCAAGGTGTCCAATCGCGAGCAGTCACGCGAACTTGTCATCGAGGCGCTGGAAAATGTCGAGGGCACGGCCCGCGACATCGTCGCCCTGAATGCAGGACTTGCCATCTACGCCGGCAATAAAGCCGATTCCATTCCCGAAGCCTTAGCGCTAGCATTTGAACTGATCGCCACCGGCGCGGCGCGAGCCAAGCTGGAAGAATTCTGCGCATATACCCGGAAATTCCAGAAATGA
- the trpC gene encoding indole-3-glycerol phosphate synthase TrpC produces the protein MNDILAKILAVKVEEVAAARQMRSEAEVLREAQARQDVRGFAQAIEDKISQGKAGVIAEIKKASPSKGVLRETFAPAEIASSYAVHGAACLSVLTDVQFFQGSHDHLRQARAACSLPVLRKDFVIDSYQIIAARAMGADCVLLIVAALTPSQLRDYETLAMELGMDVLVEVHDARELDVALTMKTPLLGINNRNLRTFETSLKNTLDLLPNIPAGKRVVTESGILKPEDVKLMRDHQVNAFLVGEAFMRAKDPGTELARLMH, from the coding sequence ATGAACGATATTCTCGCGAAGATCCTCGCCGTCAAGGTCGAGGAAGTCGCCGCCGCTCGCCAGATGCGCAGCGAAGCCGAAGTCCTGCGCGAAGCGCAGGCTCGCCAGGACGTGCGCGGCTTCGCGCAAGCCATCGAAGACAAGATCTCGCAGGGCAAGGCCGGCGTCATCGCTGAAATCAAGAAAGCATCGCCCTCCAAGGGCGTGCTGCGCGAGACCTTCGCCCCCGCGGAAATTGCGTCGTCCTATGCCGTGCATGGCGCGGCCTGCCTGTCGGTGCTGACCGACGTGCAGTTCTTCCAGGGTTCGCACGACCACCTGCGCCAGGCCCGCGCGGCCTGCTCGCTGCCCGTGCTGCGCAAGGACTTCGTGATCGACTCCTACCAGATCATCGCCGCACGCGCGATGGGCGCCGACTGCGTGCTGCTGATCGTGGCCGCCCTGACGCCGTCGCAACTGCGCGACTACGAAACGCTGGCGATGGAATTGGGCATGGACGTGCTGGTGGAAGTGCACGACGCCCGTGAACTGGACGTGGCGCTGACGATGAAGACGCCGCTTTTGGGCATCAACAACCGCAACCTGCGCACCTTCGAAACCAGCCTGAAGAACACACTGGACCTGCTGCCCAACATTCCGGCGGGCAAGCGCGTCGTCACGGAAAGCGGCATCCTCAAGCCGGAAGACGTCAAGCTCATGCGCGACCATCAGGTCAATGCCTTCCTGGTTGGCGAAGCCTTCATGCGCGCCAAGGACCCGGGCACGGAACTCGCCCGCCTGATGCACTGA
- a CDS encoding sigma-54-dependent Fis family transcriptional regulator, with protein sequence MASQSRQHALTQARLLFNQQGAVPGGIVAEPILRSWRRCADLGFDMRGVRRAELMTQGELREAQQRNEALRRLSEPAMSYLRRQAGGNGNLVILSDAQGLVLDSDGDTGFASRASRVALMPGAPWDEAAAGTNAIGTALVEGRPIAVHGAEHYFEPNRILTCAAVPITDSEGRMLGVLDLSSQAREVRPDVLALVRAAVDVIEHRLFEEAYEHYAVLRLHADASGLGAPGEGLLAFQGDVLIGANRRALQALGLAATALGVYRYADVFDGELERCPDAAGRVQARAGTSYHARLRLPRSRPPRPAAPALPLGEPPTEAKRPVAPSFDAATLGALARAVHLSDAGVSILLQGETGVGKEVFARELHARGKRAAGPFVAVNCAALPESLIESELFGYEDGAFTGARRQGSKGLLRQAHGGVLFLDEIGDMPLLLQSRLLRVLQTREVSPLGAARPVPVDFALVCATHRPLAHDGTDAPVRPDLYFRIAEYTVTLEPLRARADRLELLRGLWAAQGPGPMLPPHIEALLAAYSWPGNYRQLAAVLRNMHVLAGPSGVVDADMLPAELLPAKGLPRDVLPAGSLSTDVLPTMDARHATDAAAAADSGMDDLQSITDTAIRDALAAHGGNVSRAARALGVHRSTVYRRAGALGLARSR encoded by the coding sequence ATGGCCAGTCAATCCCGTCAGCACGCGCTGACGCAAGCGCGCCTGCTGTTCAACCAGCAGGGGGCGGTGCCCGGCGGCATCGTCGCTGAACCCATCCTGCGATCCTGGAGGCGTTGTGCCGACCTGGGCTTTGACATGCGTGGCGTGCGCCGGGCTGAACTCATGACGCAAGGCGAACTGCGCGAAGCCCAGCAGCGCAACGAAGCCCTGCGCCGCCTGTCCGAACCCGCCATGTCCTACCTGCGCCGCCAGGCCGGCGGCAATGGCAACCTGGTGATCTTGTCGGACGCGCAAGGGCTGGTGCTGGACAGCGATGGCGATACGGGATTCGCCAGCCGCGCGTCCCGCGTGGCGCTGATGCCCGGCGCGCCCTGGGACGAGGCCGCGGCCGGCACCAACGCCATCGGCACCGCGCTGGTCGAAGGCCGGCCCATCGCCGTGCATGGCGCGGAACACTACTTCGAACCCAATCGCATCCTGACCTGCGCGGCCGTGCCCATCACTGACAGTGAAGGGCGCATGCTGGGAGTGCTGGACCTGTCCAGCCAGGCGCGCGAGGTCCGGCCAGATGTGCTGGCCCTGGTGCGCGCGGCCGTGGATGTGATCGAACACCGGCTGTTCGAAGAAGCCTACGAGCATTACGCCGTGCTGCGCCTGCATGCCGATGCGTCCGGCCTGGGCGCGCCGGGTGAAGGCTTGCTGGCGTTTCAGGGGGACGTGTTGATCGGCGCGAACCGCCGCGCCTTGCAGGCCTTGGGCCTGGCCGCGACCGCCTTGGGCGTGTACCGCTACGCCGATGTGTTCGACGGCGAACTGGAACGTTGCCCCGACGCGGCCGGCCGCGTGCAGGCGCGCGCGGGCACGAGCTACCACGCCCGCTTGCGCCTGCCGCGTTCGCGTCCGCCGCGCCCTGCGGCGCCCGCGTTACCGCTCGGCGAGCCGCCCACCGAGGCCAAGCGCCCCGTGGCGCCCAGCTTCGACGCGGCCACACTGGGCGCGTTGGCGCGTGCCGTGCATCTGTCGGACGCGGGCGTATCGATTTTGCTGCAAGGCGAAACCGGCGTGGGCAAGGAAGTGTTTGCCCGCGAATTGCATGCGCGCGGCAAGCGCGCGGCGGGGCCGTTCGTGGCCGTCAATTGCGCGGCGTTGCCCGAAAGCCTGATCGAATCCGAACTGTTTGGCTACGAGGACGGCGCCTTTACCGGTGCGCGCCGCCAGGGCAGCAAGGGCTTGCTGCGCCAGGCGCATGGCGGGGTGCTGTTCCTGGATGAAATCGGCGATATGCCGCTGTTGCTGCAATCGCGTTTGCTGCGGGTGTTGCAGACGCGCGAAGTGTCGCCGCTGGGCGCGGCGCGGCCGGTGCCGGTGGATTTTGCGCTGGTGTGCGCCACCCATCGCCCGCTGGCGCATGACGGGACGGATGCGCCGGTGCGCCCTGACCTGTACTTTCGCATCGCCGAATACACGGTCACGCTGGAACCGCTGCGCGCCCGCGCCGACCGCCTGGAATTGCTGCGGGGGTTGTGGGCGGCGCAAGGCCCCGGGCCGATGCTGCCGCCGCACATCGAAGCGCTGTTGGCAGCGTATTCCTGGCCGGGCAACTACCGCCAGTTGGCGGCGGTGCTGCGCAACATGCATGTATTGGCGGGCCCGTCGGGCGTGGTGGATGCCGACATGTTGCCGGCCGAGTTGTTGCCGGCCAAGGGGTTGCCGCGTGATGTGCTGCCCGCCGGTTCGTTGTCCACCGATGTGCTGCCAACCATGGACGCGCGCCACGCCACCGACGCGGCGGCTGCTGCTGACAGCGGCATGGACGATCTGCAATCGATCACGGACACGGCGATCCGCGACGCGCTGGCCGCGCACGGCGGCAATGTCAGCCGCGCGGCGCGAGCCTTGGGTGTGCACCGCAGCACCGTGTACCGGCGCGCGGGCGCGCTGGGTTTGGCGCGATCGCGCTAA
- the adh gene encoding aldehyde dehydrogenase: MDIATRITPDTYGTRLDLKTQYDNFIDGKWQKPADGEYFDNVTPVTGQVLTRNARSKDRDIELALDAAHRAAPKWGSTPAAERARMLMQIADVMEANLERLATAETWDNGKPIREARAADIPLAIDHFRYFASCIRSQEGGLSEIDSDTVAYHFNEPLGVVGQIIPWNFPILMAAWKLAPALAAGNCVVLKPAEQTPLGILLLMELIGDILPPGVLNVVTGFGLEAGKPLASSKRIAKIAFTGETTTGRLIMQYASQNIIPVTLELGGKSPNIFFADVAAQDDDFLDKAVEGFVMFALNQGEVCTCPSRALIQESLYDKFMERALKRVTEIKQGNPLDGDTMLGAQASTEQLEKILSYLDIGKQEGADVLAGGSRAQMQGALEGGYYVQPTVFKGHNKMRVFQEEIFGPVVAVTTFKDADDALALANDTLYGLGAGVWSRDANTCYRMGRAIKAGRVWTNCYHAYPAHAAFGGYKQSGIGRENHKMMLNHYQQTKNLLVSYSPKKLGFF; encoded by the coding sequence ATGGACATCGCGACCCGCATCACCCCGGACACGTACGGCACGCGCCTGGACCTCAAGACGCAGTACGACAATTTCATCGACGGCAAATGGCAGAAACCGGCCGATGGCGAATACTTCGACAACGTGACCCCGGTGACCGGCCAGGTGTTGACGCGCAACGCGCGCTCGAAGGACCGCGACATCGAGCTGGCGCTGGACGCCGCACACCGTGCCGCGCCGAAATGGGGTTCGACCCCGGCCGCCGAACGCGCGCGCATGCTGATGCAGATCGCCGACGTCATGGAAGCCAACCTGGAACGCCTGGCCACCGCCGAAACCTGGGACAACGGCAAGCCGATCCGCGAAGCCCGCGCCGCCGACATCCCGCTGGCCATCGACCACTTCCGCTACTTCGCCTCGTGCATCCGCAGCCAGGAAGGCGGGCTGTCGGAAATCGATAGCGACACGGTGGCCTACCACTTCAACGAGCCGCTGGGCGTGGTGGGACAGATCATTCCGTGGAACTTCCCCATCTTGATGGCCGCATGGAAGTTGGCGCCAGCTCTGGCCGCCGGCAACTGCGTGGTGCTCAAACCCGCCGAGCAAACGCCGCTGGGCATCCTGCTGCTGATGGAACTGATTGGCGACATCCTGCCCCCGGGCGTGCTGAACGTGGTGACGGGCTTTGGCCTTGAAGCCGGCAAGCCGCTGGCCTCCAGCAAGCGCATCGCCAAGATCGCCTTCACCGGGGAAACCACCACCGGCCGGCTGATCATGCAGTACGCCTCGCAGAACATCATTCCCGTCACGCTGGAACTGGGCGGCAAGTCGCCCAACATTTTCTTTGCCGACGTGGCGGCGCAAGACGACGACTTCCTGGACAAGGCCGTGGAAGGCTTCGTAATGTTTGCCCTGAACCAGGGCGAAGTGTGCACCTGCCCCAGCCGCGCGCTGATCCAGGAATCGCTCTACGACAAGTTCATGGAACGCGCCTTGAAGCGCGTGACCGAGATCAAGCAGGGCAACCCCCTGGATGGCGACACGATGCTGGGCGCACAGGCGTCCACCGAACAGTTGGAGAAGATTCTGTCGTACCTGGACATCGGCAAGCAGGAAGGCGCCGACGTGCTGGCGGGCGGATCTCGGGCGCAGATGCAGGGCGCGCTGGAAGGCGGCTACTACGTGCAGCCCACGGTCTTCAAGGGCCACAACAAGATGCGCGTCTTCCAGGAAGAAATCTTCGGCCCGGTCGTCGCGGTGACGACGTTCAAGGACGCCGACGACGCGCTGGCGCTGGCCAACGACACACTCTATGGCCTGGGCGCGGGCGTGTGGTCGCGCGACGCCAACACCTGCTACCGGATGGGGCGCGCCATCAAGGCCGGCCGCGTGTGGACCAACTGCTATCACGCCTACCCCGCGCATGCGGCGTTTGGCGGATACAAGCAGTCGGGCATCGGGCGGGAAAATCACAAGATGATGCTCAACCACTACCAGCAGACGAAGAACCTGCTGGTGAGCTATTCGCCGAAGAAGCTGGGTTTCTTCTAA
- a CDS encoding DUF779 domain-containing protein yields the protein MDEPTPRVVATDAARELIDTLRAKHGPLMFHQSGGCCDGSSPMCYAQGEFMVGGSDVLLGQLDGCPFYMGEDQFAYWEHTQLIIDAVPGRGGAFSLDSAEGKRFLLRSRLYSDDEWARVAPVTKG from the coding sequence ATGGATGAACCCACCCCGCGCGTGGTTGCCACCGATGCGGCGCGCGAGTTGATCGACACGCTACGCGCCAAACACGGCCCGCTGATGTTCCACCAATCGGGCGGGTGCTGCGATGGCAGCTCCCCCATGTGCTATGCGCAAGGCGAATTCATGGTGGGCGGGTCGGACGTGTTGCTGGGCCAGCTTGATGGCTGCCCGTTCTATATGGGCGAGGACCAGTTCGCGTACTGGGAACACACCCAGCTCATCATCGATGCCGTGCCCGGACGCGGCGGCGCGTTTTCGCTGGACAGCGCGGAAGGCAAGCGCTTTTTACTGCGCTCGCGGCTGTATTCGGACGACGAATGGGCGCGCGTGGCGCCCGTGACGAAGGGATAG
- a CDS encoding 2-hydroxychromene-2-carboxylate isomerase — protein MTAPLPDGPRMQMWFDFASPYSYLAIERIDSLAEDAGVRVDLRPFLLGPIFQAQGWNDSPFRLFPGKGAYMMRDIARLADKYGVVYKRPRLFPRMSVLPARIALLGQDEPWCRDFCVTVFRANFQHDEDIQSEDVVHALLNGLSLDADALIARAKSEAAKEALRRQVDRARDLGLFGAPTFFVGDEMFWGNDRLEDALDWARRGQA, from the coding sequence ATGACCGCGCCTTTGCCCGATGGTCCCCGCATGCAGATGTGGTTCGATTTTGCCAGCCCGTACAGTTATCTGGCGATCGAACGCATAGACTCCCTGGCGGAAGACGCCGGCGTGCGGGTGGACCTGCGTCCCTTCCTGCTGGGGCCGATTTTCCAGGCGCAGGGCTGGAACGATTCGCCGTTCCGGCTGTTTCCGGGCAAGGGCGCGTACATGATGCGCGACATCGCGCGCCTGGCCGACAAGTACGGCGTGGTCTACAAGCGCCCGCGCCTGTTTCCGCGCATGAGCGTGCTGCCGGCCCGCATCGCGCTGCTGGGCCAGGACGAGCCCTGGTGCCGGGATTTCTGCGTGACGGTGTTTCGCGCCAACTTCCAGCATGACGAGGACATCCAGTCCGAAGACGTGGTGCACGCTTTGCTGAACGGCCTGTCGCTGGACGCCGATGCGCTGATCGCACGCGCCAAGTCCGAAGCCGCCAAGGAAGCGTTGCGCCGCCAGGTTGACCGGGCGCGCGATCTGGGCCTGTTCGGCGCGCCCACTTTTTTTGTGGGCGATGAAATGTTCTGGGGCAATGACCGGCTGGAAGACGCGCTGGACTGGGCGCGTCGCGGGCAGGCCTGA
- a CDS encoding DUF2917 domain-containing protein, with amino-acid sequence MIQLRCTTGMSFRLDGGSTMLLKRASGVRIVCRAGTVWISEYRRLDDSVLQAGDSLTVDSDRDVVLSGLPNAQVALLSLSESPE; translated from the coding sequence ATGATCCAGTTACGCTGCACCACGGGAATGTCATTCCGTTTGGATGGCGGCTCGACTATGCTGCTCAAGCGCGCCTCGGGCGTCCGCATCGTGTGCCGTGCCGGCACGGTGTGGATTTCCGAGTACCGCCGCTTGGATGACAGCGTGCTGCAAGCCGGCGACTCCCTTACCGTCGACAGCGATCGCGATGTCGTGCTCAGCGGCCTGCCGAATGCGCAGGTCGCGCTACTTTCCTTGTCGGAGTCCCCAGAATGA
- a CDS encoding LysR substrate-binding domain-containing protein, which translates to MPYPLAKLPPLDLVRGFVAVGRRMSITLAAQDLHVTQSAVSRQIRALEEHLGVPLLVRGFRSVSFTSEGAQLFRMADVWLSQLGDLTEQLRAPERRTPVTVTTTIGVASLWLLPRLGDFQAAHPHIDVRVAADNRLIDIDRESVDIAIRYSERDKVPDAAAWLFGETVVPVAHPLLNVRELDARALQRHVLLEFDDPTRPWLQWSEWLSARGLGRTRARGMLRFNQYDQIVLAALAGHGIALGRLALIAPMLADGRLQAVGDQPARATELAYWLVRNTRRSTPDADVVAQWLIEQAASTAQDLRA; encoded by the coding sequence ATGCCATATCCGCTAGCCAAGCTTCCTCCGCTGGACCTGGTCCGAGGCTTTGTCGCCGTGGGCCGGCGCATGAGCATCACCTTGGCCGCGCAGGATCTGCACGTGACGCAATCCGCCGTCAGCCGCCAGATTCGCGCGCTGGAAGAACACCTGGGCGTGCCCCTGCTGGTGCGCGGATTCCGCAGCGTGTCGTTCACGTCCGAAGGCGCGCAACTGTTTCGCATGGCCGACGTGTGGCTCAGCCAATTGGGTGACCTGACCGAACAACTGCGCGCGCCCGAGCGGCGCACGCCGGTCACCGTCACCACCACCATCGGCGTGGCCTCGCTGTGGCTGCTGCCGCGCCTGGGGGATTTTCAGGCGGCGCATCCGCATATCGACGTGCGCGTGGCGGCCGACAACCGCCTGATCGACATCGACCGTGAAAGCGTGGACATCGCCATTCGCTACAGCGAGCGCGACAAGGTGCCGGACGCCGCCGCGTGGCTGTTCGGCGAAACGGTGGTGCCGGTGGCCCATCCCTTGCTCAATGTGCGCGAGCTGGATGCGCGCGCGCTGCAACGCCATGTCTTGCTGGAATTCGATGACCCGACCCGGCCGTGGCTGCAATGGTCGGAATGGCTGAGCGCGCGTGGCCTGGGCCGCACGCGCGCGCGCGGCATGCTGCGCTTTAACCAATACGACCAGATTGTGCTGGCGGCGCTGGCCGGCCATGGCATTGCGCTGGGCAGGCTGGCATTGATTGCGCCCATGCTGGCCGACGGCCGGCTACAGGCGGTGGGCGACCAGCCCGCCCGCGCCACCGAACTTGCCTATTGGCTGGTGCGCAATACACGCCGCAGCACGCCGGATGCGGATGTGGTGGCCCAATGGTTGATCGAGCAGGCCGCGAGTACCGCGCAAGATCTGCGGGCTTGA
- the selD gene encoding selenide, water dikinase SelD yields the protein MTQEVASAAVPRLTSLSHGGGCGCKIAPGVLSELLKRFGPAASYPNLMVGTETADDAAVYRLNDEQALIATTDFFMPIVDDPHDFGRIAATNALSDVYAMGGTPIMALAIVGMPINVLPHSVIAEILRGGESVCAEAGIPVAGGHSIDSVEPIYGLAVMGLVHPSRVKRNADARAGDVLILGKALGVGILSAALKKNRLDDAGYRVMIDTTTRLNRPGAALAAMDGVHAVTDVTGFGLAGHALEMARGANLTARLRLDALPWLPGVEAFAADGVITGASGRNWASYGESVRLGANVSDTQRALLTDPQTSGGLLVSCAPEAADAVLALFHSQGFGDATVVGEMVEGDARVQVG from the coding sequence ATGACCCAGGAAGTAGCGTCCGCGGCAGTGCCGCGTTTGACTTCGCTGTCGCACGGCGGCGGCTGTGGCTGCAAGATCGCGCCGGGCGTGCTGTCCGAATTGCTCAAGCGTTTCGGTCCCGCCGCAAGCTATCCCAACCTGATGGTCGGCACCGAGACCGCCGACGACGCGGCGGTCTACCGGCTCAATGACGAGCAGGCGCTTATCGCCACCACTGATTTCTTCATGCCCATCGTGGACGACCCGCATGACTTCGGCCGCATCGCGGCCACCAACGCGCTGTCGGACGTGTATGCCATGGGCGGCACGCCGATCATGGCGCTGGCCATCGTGGGCATGCCGATCAACGTGCTGCCGCACAGCGTCATTGCCGAGATCTTGCGCGGTGGCGAATCGGTCTGCGCGGAAGCGGGCATTCCGGTGGCGGGCGGGCACAGCATTGATTCGGTCGAGCCGATCTACGGCTTGGCCGTGATGGGGCTGGTGCACCCCAGCCGCGTCAAGCGTAACGCCGACGCGCGCGCGGGCGATGTGCTGATTCTGGGTAAGGCGCTGGGCGTGGGCATCTTGTCGGCCGCGCTGAAAAAGAACCGCCTGGACGACGCCGGCTACCGCGTCATGATCGATACGACCACTCGGCTGAACCGGCCCGGCGCCGCCTTGGCGGCAATGGACGGCGTGCATGCGGTCACGGATGTCACCGGCTTTGGCCTGGCGGGCCACGCGCTGGAAATGGCGCGCGGCGCGAATCTGACGGCGCGGCTGCGCCTGGACGCGCTGCCGTGGTTGCCTGGAGTGGAAGCCTTTGCGGCGGACGGCGTGATTACCGGCGCATCCGGCCGCAACTGGGCGTCTTATGGTGAATCCGTGCGGCTGGGCGCCAACGTGAGCGACACGCAACGCGCCTTGCTGACCGATCCGCAAACCTCCGGCGGGCTGCTCGTGTCGTGCGCGCCGGAAGCGGCCGATGCGGTGCTGGCGCTGTTTCACAGCCAGGGGTTCGGCGACGCCACGGTGGTCGGTGAGATGGTCGAAGGCGACGCGCGGGTGCAGGTCGGCTGA
- a CDS encoding transglutaminase-like domain-containing protein — protein MDRRHFLRLSGALCAATTTALPQVLRAQQAPVTVGWRGFELTTDISVADSGAHTRIWIPVPYATDTDYQRGVTTTWNVSGGGTAQLTQAPGYDVQMLAVQWPDTQAPRGVTVTSRFQTRNRRVDLTQPPPANAVLEDPAVLREFVKPTALLPTDGIVKATADQITRGHQGDVARARAIYEWVVENTCRTASTPGCGVGDVHYMLSANDLNGKCADINALFVALARASGIPARDAYGVRVANSELGYKSLGKAGDVTKAQHCRAEFYAAGYGWVPVDPADVRKVMLEEPPGELPLTNAKVRAARVMLFGAWEMNWVAYNHGHDVALPGSAHDPVPFLMYPNGETSAGRLDSLDADGFRYRISAKPVSV, from the coding sequence ATGGATCGCCGACACTTTCTCCGTTTATCTGGCGCATTGTGCGCCGCCACCACCACCGCCTTGCCACAGGTGCTGCGCGCGCAGCAAGCGCCCGTCACCGTGGGTTGGCGTGGCTTTGAACTCACTACCGACATCAGCGTTGCGGATTCCGGCGCACACACGCGCATCTGGATTCCGGTGCCCTACGCCACCGACACGGACTACCAGCGCGGGGTGACGACCACCTGGAACGTCAGCGGCGGCGGCACCGCGCAGTTGACGCAAGCCCCCGGCTACGACGTGCAGATGCTGGCCGTGCAATGGCCGGACACCCAGGCGCCGCGCGGCGTGACGGTGACCAGCCGCTTCCAGACCCGCAACCGCCGCGTGGACCTGACGCAGCCCCCGCCCGCCAACGCCGTGCTTGAAGACCCGGCGGTACTGCGCGAATTCGTGAAGCCCACGGCGCTGCTGCCCACCGACGGCATCGTCAAGGCCACCGCCGACCAGATCACACGCGGCCACCAGGGCGACGTGGCGCGCGCCCGCGCCATCTACGAATGGGTCGTTGAAAATACCTGCCGCACCGCATCAACGCCCGGCTGCGGCGTGGGCGACGTGCATTACATGCTTAGCGCCAACGACTTGAACGGCAAGTGCGCCGACATCAACGCGCTGTTTGTGGCGTTGGCGCGCGCCTCGGGCATTCCCGCGCGCGATGCCTACGGCGTGCGCGTGGCCAATTCCGAGTTGGGCTACAAGAGCTTGGGCAAGGCAGGCGACGTCACCAAAGCGCAGCACTGCCGCGCCGAGTTCTATGCCGCCGGCTATGGCTGGGTGCCGGTCGACCCGGCTGATGTGCGCAAGGTGATGCTGGAAGAGCCGCCCGGAGAACTACCCTTGACCAATGCCAAGGTGCGCGCGGCGCGTGTCATGCTGTTTGGCGCCTGGGAAATGAACTGGGTGGCGTACAACCACGGCCACGACGTCGCGCTGCCGGGCTCGGCCCACGACCCCGTGCCGTTCCTGATGTATCCCAACGGCGAGACCAGCGCGGGCCGCCTCGACAGCCTGGACGCGGACGGTTTCCGGTATCGGATCAGCGCGAAACCCGTGTCCGTCTGA